The genomic stretch TGACGGCCGCGGGCGGGGTCCTCGTCGGGCTCCGACGGGTGCGGCGGCACTGACCCCCGGCAGGCGGGTGCTCCGGTCCGGAGCACCCGCCTGCCGTGTTGCACAGGTACGCCGGCCAGCACGTTGGGGGCCGTCCGCGCCTCGGGCGTGGCGCGGACCAGTCGGTGCTCCAGCGGCGATCGACCTGCAACGCAGAAGACCCCGACCGGATCGGTCGGGGTCTTCGTGTGGTGCACCCCCTCGGACTTGAACCGAGAACCCACTGATTAAGAGTCAGTTGCTCTGCCAATTGAGCTAGAGGTGCGAGTGTTGAGTTGTCTGGCCGCTTGGGCGTGCGCCCCGCGACGGGAATCAACAATAGCATGACTTCTGCGCGCCCCTGACCACTCGGGGCGCCCAACGAACAGGAGCCCCCTTGAGCGACCGTCTCGCCGCCGGCGACACCGCACCCGACTTCACCCTCCCCGACCAGGACGGCACCGAGCACGCGCTCGCCGACCTCCGGGGGCGGAAGGTCATCGTGTACTTCTACCCCGCCGCGTCCACCCCGGGGTGCACGACCGAGGCGTGTGACTTCCGCGACAACATGTCGTCCCTGCAGGCCGCCGGGTACGAGGTCCTCGGCGTCTCCAAGGACGACCTGCCGGCCCTGCAGCGGTTCCACCACGAGCAGGCCCTGAGCTTCCCGCTGCTCAGCGACCCGGACCTCGCCGTGCACCGGGCGTACGGCGCCTGGGGAGAGAAGAACAACTACGGCAAGATCGTCACCGGCACGATCCGGTCGACGGTCGTCGTGGACGAGGACGGCTCGGTCCAGCTGCCGCTCTACAACGTGAAGGCCACCGGCCACGTCGCGAGCCTGCGGAAGAAGCTCGGGCTGGTCTGACGGCCTCCCGCCGCCGTCCTCGTGCGGCGCTGCTGCGGCAGTTCCCTCAGTCGCGTCGTGCGAGGACCGCGGTCACCGACTTCGAGAGCACCAGGGTGATCGCGAGCAGCGCGGGGATGAGCAGCGCCCAGCCGACGGCCGGGACGCGGAACACGCCCTGGAACGCACCGATCGCGAGCGCCCCCTGCAGGACCTGCCAGACGACGACCCCACTCCGCACCCACGCCCGACCGCGACGCAGGCCGACGACCATGGCGCCGAGCCAGAGGGTCGCGAGGACGGCCAGCACGAGCAGTGCGACCGCTGAGGCCACGCTCGCCGCGGGGGCCGTGAGGAGCTCGACGAGCAGGAAGACGGTCACCGCTGCCATCGCCAGGAACTCGAGTCCGACGACGACGACGAGCACGAGGAGCGCAGCAGGCCGCCCCCGGGGGACGACCTGGTCGTCCGGGATGGTGTCAGGCACAGCGATCCTCCAGCAGTGAAACCCTTGATTTGGCCATACCAGTATGGAACGATGTTCGAGGTCGTTTGGACGGCACGATGTGGTGTGCGTCTCCCGTGGTTCGACGCTCCTCCCCCGAGCGTTCTGCGGGCGTCGAACTCTCCCCGAGCGGGCTCCTCCCCACAGGAAGCCTCCCGTACATCACATGAGCATGTGCAGAGTCCCGATCCCCCGAGTCACGGCCCCGGCCTGCCGTTCGAGCATCTAACGCAAGGAGCACCACCACATGGATTGGCGTGACCAGGCAGCCTGCCTCACCGCGGACCCCGAGCTCTTCTTCCCCGTCGGGAACACCGGCCCGGCCGTCGACCAGATCGAGAAGGCCAAGTCGGTCTGTGCTCGATGCACCGTGACCGAGATGTGCCTCCAGTACGCACTCGAGAACAACCAGGACTCCGGCGTCTGGGGTGGCCTCAGCGAGGACGAGCGTCGCGCGCTCAAGCGCCGCGCTGCCCGCGCCCGCCGCGCCTCCTGACACCGCAGGGCCACAAGACCGTCTGACGCCCGCCGTGCCCCTCAAGGCCGGCGGGCGTCGTCGCGCCCGGCGCCGAGGTGCCATCAGGGTCGCTACGCAGCCGTCCCGGCGGTGAGCCAGCGGAACGGGATCGAGATCGTGACCTCGGTACCGCTGCCCGTGAGCGTGTGCCAGTCGATGGTGCCGCCCAGCTCGCCCTGGATGAGGGTGCGGACGATCTGGGTACCGAGACCCGAGCCGACCTTGCCCTCGGGCAGGCCCACACCGTTGTCGCGCACCTGGATCTCGAGGTGGTCGTCGTGACGGTTCGCGACGATCTCAACCTCGCCGTCGCGTCCGTCGAGCCCGTGCTCCACGGCGTTCGTGACGAGTTCGGTGAGCCCGAGGGCGAGCGGGGTGGCCGCCTCGGACGGCAGGACGCCGAACTCCCCCGTCTTCTTCGGGTGGACCGTCGTGTTGTGCGACGCGGCGACCTCGGTCACGAGCTTGAGGACGGAGTCGAACACCTCGTCGAAGTCGACCGTCTGGCTGAGGCCCGTGGACAGGGTGTCGTGCACGACGGCGATCGCGGCGACACGGCGCATCGCGTTCTGCAGGGACGTCCGAGCCTCGTCCGAGTGCGTCCGGCGGGCCTGGATGCGGAGCAGGGACGCGACGGTCTGCAGGTTGTTCTTGACGCGGTGGTGGATCTCACGGATCGTCGCGTCCTTCGTGATCAGCTCGCGCTCCTGGTGACGCATCTCGGTGACGTCGCGGCAGAGCACGACCGCCCCGATCCGCTCACCGTGGTCACGCAGCGGGATCGACCGGAGCGTCACGGTGACGCCCTTCGCCTCGATGTCGGCACGCCAGGGAGCGCGCCCGGTCACGACGAGCGGCAGGGACTCGTCGACGTCCAGCTGCGCACCGAGGAGCTCGGTCGTCACCTCGGCCAGGGACTTGCGCTCGAGTTCGCCGTCGAAGCCCATCCGGTTGAAGGCGCTGAGGCCGTTCGGGCTGGCGAACGTGACGACGCCGTCGGTGTCCAGTCGGAGCAGACCGTCGCTGGCCCGCGGCGCCCCACGACGGGGACCGGCCGGGGCGCCGAGGTCCGGGAAGTCGCCGGTCGCGATCATCCCGAACAGGTCGTTCGCGCTGGCGGTGAAGTTGAGTTCCTGACGGCTCGGCGTGCGCGACTCGTCCTGGTTGGAGTGCCGCGTCACGACGGCGATCGGCCGGTCGGTGGTCTGTGCGCTCTTGGCGGTGAGCCGGCGGAGGACCGGGATCGCGCGGACCCGCGTCGGGGTGTCCTCGTACCAGTCCGG from Curtobacterium sp. MCLR17_032 encodes the following:
- the bcp gene encoding thioredoxin-dependent thiol peroxidase, which gives rise to MSDRLAAGDTAPDFTLPDQDGTEHALADLRGRKVIVYFYPAASTPGCTTEACDFRDNMSSLQAAGYEVLGVSKDDLPALQRFHHEQALSFPLLSDPDLAVHRAYGAWGEKNNYGKIVTGTIRSTVVVDEDGSVQLPLYNVKATGHVASLRKKLGLV
- a CDS encoding PAS domain-containing sensor histidine kinase, which translates into the protein MSTLSDLVLAQGRSSEADVEWLHLLVGDWQLLADLSFADMVLWVPTRDDSTFVAVAHARPSSAATLFYRDIVGQEIREEWRDQVTQSFTGSRVVDSAEPDWYEDTPTRVRAIPVLRRLTAKSAQTTDRPIAVVTRHSNQDESRTPSRQELNFTASANDLFGMIATGDFPDLGAPAGPRRGAPRASDGLLRLDTDGVVTFASPNGLSAFNRMGFDGELERKSLAEVTTELLGAQLDVDESLPLVVTGRAPWRADIEAKGVTVTLRSIPLRDHGERIGAVVLCRDVTEMRHQERELITKDATIREIHHRVKNNLQTVASLLRIQARRTHSDEARTSLQNAMRRVAAIAVVHDTLSTGLSQTVDFDEVFDSVLKLVTEVAASHNTTVHPKKTGEFGVLPSEAATPLALGLTELVTNAVEHGLDGRDGEVEIVANRHDDHLEIQVRDNGVGLPEGKVGSGLGTQIVRTLIQGELGGTIDWHTLTGSGTEVTISIPFRWLTAGTAA
- a CDS encoding WhiB family transcriptional regulator is translated as MDWRDQAACLTADPELFFPVGNTGPAVDQIEKAKSVCARCTVTEMCLQYALENNQDSGVWGGLSEDERRALKRRAARARRAS